In the Anaerolineae bacterium genome, TGAGGCCAGGGCGCTGAATACCCGCCAAACCGTTGTCAGGGATAGTAGTCAGGTAGACTGGGATATTCCGGGTGTGCCGGCCCCGCCGGGCATGCGGGCGATGGCCTGTGCGCCTTTTTACTCCCAGCGCAGCAACTTGCAGGGAACATTAACCTTTTTTATTACGCAAGAGGAGGGCTTTACCCCGGATCAGATTTCGTTGATGGAATCCTTGGCCATCCAAACGGCCTCCGCCCTGGAAAATGTCTGGCTGCTACAACAAACCTCTACCGCTTTACGAGAAACCGAAGTTCTGTACCGGGCTGCCGGAGAATTTAACAAGGCGCAACACCCCCAGGAGTTGTTGGACATCCTGGTTAAAAGCCTGGCGCCCGCAGAAACCCAGACGGAAGTGGATATAGACTACATCGCCCTGACCATGATTTCGGCGCTGGCGGATAACGGGGTCCCCGAAAGGCTGGATATTTTGGCCGAGTGGGATAAAACCACGCCCATAGATGAGTGGGCTGCCACTTTTACTATTCCCCTCATCCCCGAAAACTATTCATTCATCACCCAAACCAGCGCCAACACCCACCATGTCATTTATTTTGACAAGCTGGACGAAAATACCCAGGCCAATATCAATACCTATTTTGGCCGGGTTCGGTCCATTTTGGCCGTGCCGCTGGCGGTGGGCCGAAACTGGCTGGGCGTTCTCTTCATCGGCAGCCGTTTAGAGGCGTTTGAATTTAAGCCGCAACTGATCAACCGGGCCACTACCCTGGCCGGCCAGGTGGCGGTGGTTATTCAAAATCTGCAATTGGTTGAAGAAACGCAGCAAAACCTTTATCATTCAGAAATATTGTCCCTGTTGAGCCAGGAATTATTGGTGGCCGACCAGGCCCAGGCCATCTACACCCTCAGCCTCGAGGCCATTGCCGCCACCGAACCCGAACGGGGCGCCGCCATCTTTATGTACGATGAAATTGAAGGCAGTGTAGAATTGGAAATGGTGGCTATCTGGGATAATCCGTCGTTGCCCGACGGAGTGGAGGGCTGGCCCGCCATTGCCCCGGGCGCGCGTTTTTCCACCGACGAGTTGGGCCTGGAGCCGCTGCTCAGAACAGGCCAAACGGTTATCTCAGACAAAATTTTTGAAGACGACCGTTTTACCGAATCCTTACGACAATTGTTGATGTTGATGCAAATTAATAGCCTGGTGGCGGTCCCTATCTGGCTCAACCGCGAAGTCAACGGCTTTTTCCTGATTGGAAACTATAAAAAGACCACTTTTTCCGCCGATGCCGTGCGCCTTTACGAAGACATCGCCCGGCAAACGTCGGTGGCCCTGGAGAATCATCGCCTCCTGGACGAGGCCCAACATCGGGCTACGCTTCTGCAAACGGCAGCCGAGGTCTCGCAGGCCGCCACCAGTTTTTTGGATTTGGACACCCTGCTGACCCAAACGGTTGACCTTATCCGCGACCGTTTTGGCTACTATCACGTTTCTATCTTTTTGATTGACGAATACCGGAATTATGCGGTGGTTGAAGCTTCCACCGGCGAAGTGGGCCGCAAAATGCTGGCCATGCATCACAAGCTAGAAGTAGGCGGCAAGAGCATTGTGGGCACAGCCACCGGCACCGGCAAATCGCGCATTGCCCTGGACGTGGGCGAGGACGCGGTTTGGTTCAATAATCCCCTCCTGCCCGACACCCACTCCGAAATGGCCCTGCCTCTTATTGCCCGCGGCCAGGTGATTGGCGCCCTTGACGTGCAGAGCACCAAACGCGGCGCTTTTACCGAGGGTGATATCACCATTTTGCAATCCATGGCCAATCAATTGGCCAACGCCATCGAGGCCGCCCGTTCCTTCCAGGAATCGCAAAAAGCTTTGGGCGATGTGCGCAAACTGCACGAATACTATTTGCGCGAGCAGTGGGGCGCTTTCTTAAAAGAGCAAAAGGCCACCACCGGCTACCGTCTGACCAAAGACGGCTTTGTCGAAACCCCGGCAGATACCTGGTGGCCCGAAATAGACCAGGCCATTGAAACCAAACAGCCTATGATCATCTCTCCCCCGCTTGCGGCCACCCAAACCCGGCCAAAGGCATCTGGTTCAAACAAGGATAACGGAACGCAAGACTCAACCCAGGCCGCCACGCTGATTGCGCCTTTGAGTTTGCAAAATGAAGTGGTGATTGGTGCCCTTGATTTTGAAGTGCCCGATAAAGACAAACTATTGGCCGAAGACACCCTGCGCATCATCGAAGCCGTGGCCAACCAGGCCACGCAAGCCATTGAAGCGGCTCGTTTATTTGAACAAACCCAGGCCGCCCGCGAAGAGGCAGAGGCGCTCTACAAGGTGGGCCGCGCTTTGGTGACGGCTGAAAACGAGCAGGAAATGTATCACACCGTGCTGGACGAATTGCTCTCAACACTGGGCTTAAAACAGGGTGGGATTCTCTTTTTTGAAGAAGATAGGAAGTTTGGCAAACTCTTCGCCCTCTTTGAAGACGGCAAACCGGCTGAGCCGGGACTGCGTTTTCCCATTGTGGGCAATCCCTCTTACGAAAGACTCATTGAAACCAAACAACCGCTGGCCATTGAAGATGTAGTTGCCGACCCCCTGGTGGCTACGGTGAGAGACATCAACCTGGAGCGCGGTATTGCCTCCCTCTTGCTGGTGCCTATTTTGCTTGAAGACGAGGTGGTTGGGGCCATGGGCGCCGACGCGGTGGGCCAAAAACATGTTTTCACCGAGTCGGAAATCAACCTGGCCCGGGCCATGGCCGACCAGTTATCCATTATGCTGCAAAACCGCCGCCTGCTGGAAAGAACGCGCCGCGGCGCCGTGCAATTGCAAACCAGCGCCGATGTGGGCCGGGTGGCTACCTCCATTCTGGATCAGGAGGTAATGTTGGGCGAGGCCGTAGAGCTTATTAGAGACCGCTTTGGCTTTTACCACGCCCAGGTTTTTTTGATTGACGAATCCGGACGATTTGCGGTGCTGCATAAAAGCACGGGGGCTATCGGTCAGAAATTGTTGGCCTTGAATCACAAGGTTGCCGTCAGAAGCCCCAACATTATTGGCCAGGCTGCCTTCCAGCGCCGGCCCCTGGTGGTTCGCCATTTGGGGACAAACATGCAACCAGACGCCGCTAATCTTGACGTGCCGGAACAACACAAACAATTTCTGCCGGATACCCAGGCCGAATTGGCCGTTCCGCTGCAAGTTGGCGATACCCTGGTGGGCGTTTTGGACGTGCATAGCACCTCACCGGCCGCCTTCAACCAGGAAGACATTGCCACTATGGAAATTCTGGGCGCGCAGTTGGCTATTGCCACCCAAAACGCCCGCGCCTTCCGCGAACAGCAAGAAACAGCGGAACGCCTCAAAGAAATTGATAAACTCAAGACCCAATTTCTGGCCAATATGAGCCACGAACTGCGCACCCCGCTCAACTCCATTATCGGTTTTTCGCGCGTTATTCTCAAGGGCATAGACGGCCCCCTGACCGATTTGCAAAAAGCCGACCTGACCTCCATCCATAACAGTGGGCAGCACCTTTTGAGTTTGATCAACAACGTGCTGGATGTGTCTAAAATTGAGGCCGGTAAAATGGAACTCAATTTTGAGGAAGTGGAGGTTGAACCCATCATCAAGGGCGTGATGTCAACCGCCAAAGCCCTGGTCAAAGATAAGCCGGTAGAATTGCTGCAAGAAGTGCCGGATAATTTGGCCCCGGTTTGGGCCGATCCCACCCGGCTGCGCCAGATTATCCTCAACCTGGTATCTAATGCCTGCAAATTCACCGATGAAGGAGAGATAACGTTGCGCGCTTTCACCGACAATGAAAAATTAACGGTGACGGTGTCTGATACCGGCATTGGCATTCCGCAAGAAAAATTGGAAACCGTCTTTGAAGAATTTACCCAGGTTGACGCCAGCACCACGCGCAAGGTGGGCGGCACCGGGCTGGGCTTACCCATCAGCCGCCACTTTGTGGAAATGCATAAAGGACATATTTGGGTGGAGAGTACCTTGGGCTATGGTTCAACGTTTAGCTTCTCTATCCCCCTGTCCCCAACCGAGGAGCAGGCGGAAGAAAAAATCCCGGAGAATCCGGCAGCGCACGATGACCAGGATGGTGCAGGCAAAGTGATTGTGGCCATTGACGATGATCCTAATGTCATCGGCCTGTACCGGCGTTTTTTGGAAAAGCAGGGTTATGAAGTAATTGGCATCCAGAGCAGCAAAGATGTTATCCCTGAAATCAAAGAACATAACCCCTTAGCCATTCTGCTGGATGTGCTCATGCCTGAAAAAGATGGGTGGGGCGTGCTTAGAGAATTAAAAGAGAACGCCTTTACCAAAAACATTCCGGTGGTTATCTGTAGCATTGTCAGCGATAAAAACCGGGGCTTTTCTTTAGGCGCCGCCGATTACCTGACCAAACCCATTGTTGAAGACGATCTGGTCAGCGCGCTCAAATACGTGGACCAACAAGGCAAAGACCAAATCAAAGTACTGGTCATTGACGACGAAGCCGACGATGTTCTCCTGATCCGCCGGATCCTGGAGGCGCAGCCCAATTACAGCATTTTGGCGGCCAGCGATGGGAAAGAAGGTTTAGAATTGGTGGAAAGCCAGAACCCGGACCTGATCATTCTTGATTTGACCATGCCGGAAATGGATGGCTTTACGGTGGTTGAAAAACTGAAGAATAATGAAAAAACCCGCGCCATTCCCATTATTATTGTCAGCGCCAAAGAGCTGACCGCCAAAGAGCACCAATTTTTAATGGGACAGGTAGAGGTGTTATTGCAAAAGGGCCTGTTTAGCGAAACCGAACTCCTGGAAGATGTGGGGCAGGCCCTTAAGCAGATTCATCAACACAAAGAGTTGGCCCTGTAAGTAACAATCTTATTGTTAAGCGAGTAAGCCCGTGTCTAAACGATTTTCTTATCAATGTCCTAAATGTGGCCACAGCCAGGTCTATAAAACGTTGGCGGAAGCCTGTCCAGAGTGCGGAGGGGATTGGCTTGATTTTATTTATGATTTAAATGAAACCGTTGCTACCTGGCAGCGGGAGTTGCCGCTCCGGGACCGGACCATGTGGCGGTATTGGGAGCTGTTGCCCCTGCTCAATGAAAGCAATATTGTTTCTATGGGCGAAGGTTGGACCCCGCTGCTGCACGCCGAAAATCTGGGTTCTATGTTGCGGCATGGCAATCTTTTTATCAAAGACGAAAGGCAAGGCCCCACCGCCTCTTTTAAAGACCGGCAGGCCTCTCTGGCCCTTTCTGTGCTCAAGGAAAATGATTTAAAGGAGATGGTGGTGGCCTCTACCGGCAATGTGGCTATTTCTTATTCAGCCTATTGCGCCCGCGCCGGGGTAAAGTTATGGGCCTTTTTGGATAGCGATGTGCCTCACGAAAAAATGCGTGAGGTTACGCTCTATGGCACCGAAGTGATCAAAGTATCCAGCAGCTATGATCGCACCAAGCAGGTGGCCGCCCAATTCGCCCAACATCGAAACCTGTTTCTGGATAAGGGCATCCGGGGCGTGGCCGCCAGAGAAGCCATGAAAACCATTGCCTTTGAAATTGCCGAGCAGTTGGGGCGTAAGCTGAACATGGGCTGGACCGCGCCGGATTGGTATATCCAGGCCGTTAGCGGCGGAATGGGGCCGATTGGCGTTTGGCGCGGGTTTCACCAATTATACGAGATGGGCCTGGTTAAAAAAATACCTAAATTGGCCGTTATCCAAACCGCCGGCTGCTCCCCCATGGTCAACAGTTTTCACAAAGGGCTGGAAATTTGCGAAATTGTTGATAATCCGTCCAGCATTATCAATGTTCTGGCCACCGGCAATCCCGGCCCGGCCTATCCTTACTTGCGCCGTCTTGTGCTTACGCATGGCGGGGCTTTTGTTAAAGTAGACGACCAAGCTTCTTTCAGAGCCATGCGGGTGATGGCCCAATTAGAAGGCTTATCTATGGAACCGGCGGCGGCGGTGGCCTGCGCCGGGCTGGTGCAAATGATCCAAAATGGCCTCATCCAGCCCAACGAGGTGGTGGTGGTTAACGCCTCCGGTCACACCTTCCCGGTGGAAAAACAAATTCTGGAAAACGAAATTGTCAAAAGCCACACCCGGGTTCAGGAACTGGAAAAAGAGGTAGTGGAAGGAGAACAACCGGATACCATTCATCTGCGCCAGGAGGGCCTGTTAACGGCCCTGGAACGCCTGGACGACCGCGTGCAGAGCGTGGCCATTATTGAAGACGAACCCGACGCCCGCATTTTGCTGCGCCGCATTTTGCAGCACAATAAGCGGCAATATAGAATTTTTGAAGCCCCCGACGGCGTCAGCGGCATCTCGCTGATTCGTGCAGAACGGCCTGATCTGGTATTATTAGATTTAATGATGCCCGAACTGGATGGGTTTTCGGTGCTGGATACCATCAAGGCTGATAGAGATTTGCGCAACATCCCCGTGATTGTGATTACGGCCAAAGATTTGACCAGAGAAGATTACGAACGCCTGTCGGGGCGAGTTGAATCGCTGTTGCAAAAGGGGATGTTTATGGAAGAGGAACTTTTTGAAAGTATCAGTGATGTGCTAGAATAATAAAGCGCATTAGTTTGGGGTGGCAAAAAATAGGCGGTAGACAGGTAAATGGGGCTATTCCCTGGCTACCGTTTGCTATTTGGAGATACCGCATTGGCAAAACAAAAACGTGCTGATGGGTCAGGCCAGAAAAAAATATTATATATTGATGACGACCCGATTAATCGGTCTCTTATCAGCCGGTTGTTGACCAGTTACAACTTTAAGGTGCTGGAAGCGCAAACCGGCCTTGAAGGCATTACCATTGCCCGCAACGAAACGCCCGATTTGATCCTTATGGACATCAATATGCCGGGCCTCGACGGCCATGAAACCACCACCCGCATGCGAAGCCTGCCGCTGCTGGAAAAAATTCCCATTGTGGCCGTAACGGCCCGCACCACCACCGGCGAGCGAGAGTTGGCCCTGGCCGCGGGCTGCGATGGTTACATTCCCAAACCCATTGACGTTGACCAATTTCCCGAGCAGGTGATTACTTACCTGGACGGTTACCGGGACACCATTTCGGCCACCCAACGAGAGTATTACCTGGGGCAATACAGCCAAAAATTGGTGGAGCGTTTGGAAGCCAAAATTGTAGAACTGGAAGAAGCCAACCGGCGGCTGCAAAAAACCGATAAACTGAAATCCGACTTCATTACCCTCACCGCCCACGAATTCAGAACACCCATCACCCTGGTTTATGGTTACGCCCGTTTATTGCATACCACCGTTCAAGAATCTGGCCGGGAAGACCTGACCCAGGGCACCATTGGCGAACTGACCGACCGAATTAGCCAGGCCGTGCAGCGTTTGAACGAGGCCGTCAACGATATTCTCAATATTTCTCTCATTGAATCCGATGAAATGCGCCTGGATACCCGGCCCATCAACCTGGCCAAAATAATCAATGCCGCCCTGCAAGAGTTGGCCCCCGCCGAACATGGCCGCGATTTGAATATCACGCTTGAAAATTTAGACACCCTGCCCTCGGTTAAAGGTGATGCGGAACGGCTCCAACAGGCATTTTGGAATTTGCTCAGCAACGCCATAAAATTTACGCCCGACGGCGGCTCAATTGTGATCAAAGGCCGGATAACCGATTCCCTTTCTTCCGAGTTTGCCGCCGCTCCCGCCGCGCCCCTGCCATTTAAAACCCCCAAAGAGGGCAAATGGATTATTATTTCCATTAAAGATAGCGGCATTGGCATTGACCCCTCTGAACAAAAAGAAATTTTTGAACACTTCTACATTGTTGGCAATACAGATTACCACACCAGCAGTAAAACCGCCTTTGGCGGCGGCGGAATGGGGCTGGGCCTGCCTATTGCCTGCGGGATTGTCAAAGGCCACGGAGGCCGAATATGGGTTGAGAGCGCGGGCCGCGATGTAGAAAAAAATCTGGGCAGCACTTTTTACGTACTCCTGCCGCTCAGAAATTGAGCCAAATGCCCCCGCAATCCCCGCCTCCTCCGGCCCCCCCTTTTTTTGTGCTTGCTTCCGGCTCTCCCCGTCGCCGGGAGTTTATGGAACTGTTGGGGCTGCCCTTTACCGTTTTGACCCCTCCCGCGGCGGGCAGCCAGGCCGTTGACGAAACCCCCCTGCCCGGCGAAACCCCGCCGGCCCTGGTGCAGCGTCTCAGCCGGATTAAGGCCAGGGCAGTGGTAGACATGCTTCCCTTGTTTGGGCCTGACCCTTTGACCGCAAAGGGCTTGGCTATTGTTGTTGCTGCCGATACCGTTGTGGTTTTGGCAGGCCAAATTTTGGGTAAACCCTCTGGTCCCGCCGAAGCCGGGCAAATGCTCAAACAATTGCGGCAGCAACCCCACTATGTCTACAGCGGCCTGACCGTCATTGCCGCCGGTTGGGAAACAGGTCAGGCGCACATTTCCAAATCAATCACTCGCCTGCATCAAAGCAAAGTCTGGATGCGGCCCTACACCAACGCGGAAATTGCAGCCTACGTGGCCAGCGGCGACCCGTTGGACAAGGCCGGAGCTTACGGTATTCAAAACAAATCCTTTGCCCCTGTTGCCCGCCTGGAGGGTTGTTTTGCCAGCGTAATGGGCTTTCCCCTGGGCGAATTGGCGGCTGCGCTCAAAGAGATCAATATTTCTCTTCCTCCCGTAGCCCGCCTGTGCGCCCAACATACCCACCATCCTTGCTGTCAAGAATAGCGCGTTTGGCCCAACAAGTTTATACTCCCAGGCTATGTCGTTCAGAGATAGCCTCAATGCGTTGTTTGGCGTCAGCCTGCGGGTAATTGGCCTTATATTTGGAATGCGGCTTATTCGCGATACCGGCGCGCGGATGGTTTTGCCCTTCATCCCGCAAATTTCGGCAGGGTTGGGCCTGACCATTATTGTTTTTAGTTGGCTCATCTTCATCCAGGCGATGGTGGGAATGGTTGGCCCAATTTTTGGCATGTTGTCGGACCGTTACGGTCGGCGCAAAATTATGGCCCTGGGCCTTTTCTGCCAGGGGGTGGGCGCCCTGGGTTTGGCTGCCTCCCGGCAAGTTTGGGCCGGGCTGCCTATGCTTGTTCTTGGCCTGGGTTTGGCTATCTTCATCCCGGTGCAGCAGGCTTACATTAGCGATCAAGTAGCCTACCAAAAACGCGGGCGCGCCCTGGCCGCCATAGAGTTTTCTTGGGCGCTGGTGGCCATTCTTATTTTGCCGGTGGTGGGCTGGTTGATGGCCCGTTTTGGCTGGCGCACGCCTTTTTTGGCGTTGGCCCCCTTTGCTTTTTTGGGGGCTATCCTCACCTGGTGGGGCCTGCCCCGCGTTGAACATCACACCCGAGCCGGTCTATCCTGGATTCAAGTGCGGACGGTTTGTTTTCGCCCCAATGTCCTGGCGGCTATGGTCGTATCCTGGCTGATCTTTGTGGCGTTGTCGTCATTTTTTTCCCTGTGGGGCATCTGGTTGACCGGCGATTTTGGCCTGGATGCCGCCGCCCTGGGCCTGGTGGCTACCGCCGTTGGCATCACCGAGTTGGGCGGCTCGGTTTCATCCAGCCTCTTCATTGACCGTCTGGGTAAAAAACGCGGCGCAGGGTTGGGGCTTTTTCTGGCGACCATTATTTTCCTGCTGCTGCCCCTAAGCCAGGGCCGGTTTGCCTGGGCGATTGGCGGGCTGGTCAGCCTGGGGCTGCTGCTGGAATTCACCATTGTTTCGCTCATCCCCCTCTATTCCGAGCAAGCCCCGGAAGCGCGCGGCACGGTGCTCTCGCTGATGGCGTTGGGATCGGCCATGGGACTGGCCATAGGCCCACCGCTGACCGCCACCCTGTGGCAGCAATTTGGTTTGGCGGCCGTCAGTGGGATTGCGGCCGGCTGTGTGTTTGTAGCCCTGGGGATTATGGGGAAATTTTTGCGCGAGGCCTGACTTTGGCCAGAGCAGTTGTGTCCAACCCTAACTGTGGTTATAATCACTGAACATACTCAAGCCCTTAGAACGTGTTTCTTAAATACATCGGCATGTCATTTCGAGGAGCGTAGCGACGAGAAATCTCCTTCAGACGGATGTTATAAGGAGATTTCTCGGCCTGACGGCCTCGAAATGACATTTAAGAAACACACTCTTATCTCTGTAATGGGAGAATAATTGTTTTGGCAGCACCCCTCATTTTGATTTTGGGCGGCGCGCGGAGCGGCAAAAGCGCCTACGCCGAAAAACTGGCCACTGAACGGGGCCGGCGCGTGCTTTATATTGCCACCGCCGAAGCCGGCGACGAGGAAATGGCCCGGCGTATCGCTGCGCATCGCCAGGCTCGACCCGCCGCGTGGCAAACCCTGGAAGTATCCCGCAACGTAGAGTCTGCCCTGGCTGCCATTGACCATCGCCCGGACGTTTTTCTGCTCGATTGCCTGACCTTGCTGGTATCCAACATTATCCTGGCGATGCCGGTTGCGCCACAAGCCGATGTTGAAACAGCCGTCCAGGCCCAACTTGAGGCCATTGTGGCTGTGCAAGCCAGATTAAATGTTCCCTTCATTGTGGTTTCCAACGAAGTGGGACTGGGCCTGGTGCCGGAATATCCGCTGGGCCGGCTCTACCGGGATGTGTTGGGCCGGGCCAACCAATATCTGGCCGCTGCGGCTCACCAGGTGCTATTTATGGTGGCCGGTTTGCCCATGATCGTAAAAAACGTTCATAATTGTGAATGGTGAATTGTGAATGAATAATTGTTAATGAGTCGTTAACTGTGTGCCGTTTGTTATTTGAAAGGACGCTCATGAGTTTTTCTGAAACCACCCTCTCCACCGGCGCTGTTTCCGCCGGCGCTGAACGGAAAATCGCCAGAACAGCCGGTTATTACATGGCCTTTACCGCCCTGGGCATGGTGGCTGCGGTATTGGGGCCAACCCTGCCCGGCCTGGCCGAACACACCCAAACCGAATTGCGCGAAATCAGTTACCTCTTTATGGCCCGTTCCCTGGGCTATCTGCTTGGAGCGCTTGCGGGCGGGCGCTTGTACGACCGCCTGCGCGGGCATCCGGTGATGGCCGCTACCTTGGTGATAATGGCCGTTACCATGGCCCTAACGCCGGTTATCCCTTTGTTGTGGCTGTTGTTCATGGTCTTATTGGTCATGGGCATCGGCGAGGGCACGGTGGATGTGGGGGGCAATACCTTGCTGGTCTGGACGCATCGCGACAAAGTGGGGCCGTTCATGAACGGCCTGCACTTTTTCTTTGGCGCGGGCGCGTTTTTGGCGCCCGTTATCATTGCCCAGGCGGTCAGGTTGAGCGGCGATATTAACTGGGCCTATTGGATACTGGCCTTGTTGATTTTTCCCATTTCGGGGTGGCTGCTGCGCCTGCCCAGCCCTATAGCCCAGGCTACCGCCGAAGACCGCCCGGCCGGCCCGGTGAACCGCCTGCTGGTTGGCCTGATAGTATTTTTCTTTTTTCTTTACGTGGGCGCCGAAGTTGGTTTTGGCGGCTGGATTTTTACTTATACGATAACGCTGGAACTGACCGGCGAAACCTACGCCGCTTATTTAACCTCGGCGTTTTGGGGCGCGCTGACTCTGGGCCGGCTGGCGGCCATTCCCTTGGCCATCCGGCTCAGGCCCCGGTATATGCTGTTGGGCGACCTGTTGGGCTGCCTGGCCAGCATCGGGATTATTTTGCTCTGGCCCGATTCCATTGTGGCCGTGTGGTTGGGGACGTTGGGGCTGGGGCTTTCCATGGCCTCAATCTTTCCCACCACCCTCAACCTGGCCGAGCGCCGCATGCCCATTAGCGGCCAGGTGATGAGTTTGTTTTTTGTGGGCGCCAGCATCGGGGCCATGTTTTTGCCCTGGTTAATCGGCCAACTTTTTGACGCTATTGGCCCGCAGGCAGTGATGGGTGTGATCATGGCCGATGTATGGGTGGCGGTGGGTATCTTTTTTATGCTGATTGTCCATTCGGTTCGCACCGCTGCCCCGGATGAGGTAAGCCTGTAGTGCTCTCTATAACCCTGGCGCAAAAATTAAAAGCAGCCGGCCTGGCCTGGACCCCGGCCAAAAAAGATTTTTTTGCCATCCCCGACCGCGGCCTTGATGAGATGATCTTTGTGATCAGCGATATGACCGTGTTTGTTGAAACGTTGAAGGGACAATTGGCCGTTACGTTCCACGGCGCGGTGGAGTGGGCCTTGGATTACATCATGGTGGGCGAACTGGTCTGGCTGCCCACCGAAGCCCAATTGCGGGAATTATTGGAGCAGCGCCTCATCGGCGAGCCGGAGCCGCGTTTGACCTTGAACAGCACTGCCGATGGTTATTGCTGCACGATTCAATTCCATGGCGACCGGCCGGCGTTTGAAGCCTTTGGCGCCAGCGAGGCGTATGGCCTGGCCCTGTTACACGTTTTAGAAAATAGCCCGTAAAAAGTCTGATCCAGACCTTAACATAAAGTTGTCTTTTGCTGAAGTCCGGTTTATAATTGAACAAGTGTTTTGTTACTCTTGAGCCAAATTGGAGGTCGCGCGTGGGTCAACAAACAACTCAAACCCCAACCGAAATTCTGTTCCCCGACAACCGGCGGGCGCGGCTGGTCTCGCCCCCGGCCAAAACCCAACCGGCCGATATTGTGCAGGCCCTCAACCTGGCCCCTCCCCAGGCTGTTATTGTGCTTTCCGGCGGGGCGGGTAATCTGGAAGACAGCCTGAAGCCCCGCCTGTTCCAATTTTTCAGCCGGGGCATTGCCCGGGTGGCGGTAGAAAAAAAGGCCTTGATCATTGACGGCGGCACCCAATCGGGCGTGATGGAAATGATGGGCCGGGGCGTGGCCGACCGGGAATGGCAGACGCCGCTGCTGGGCGTGGCTCCGGCCGGCCGGGTGACCTATCCCGGTTTTGACAAAGAGGGGACGCCGCTGGAGGCCAATCACTCCCACTTTGTTTTGGTGGATACCGACGAGTGGGGTGGTGAAACCAAAACCATGTTCGACGTTGCCGCGGCGTTGGCCCAGGATGGCCCGGTTGTAACCGTTCTGGTCAATGGCGGCAGTATTGCCAAGCAGGAGATATTGCGCAGCGCGCGGGAAGGGTGGCCGGTGGTGGTGCTGGCCGGCAGCGGCCGGCTGGCGGATGAACTGGCGGCTTTATGGCAGGAGCGGCCCGACTTTATTCCCGACGCCGTGCTGGCCGAGATTATTGCCGACGGCAACCTGCACTTGCTGCCTGTGGAAAGCACCGTAGCCGCGTTTGAGCGGCTCCTGGGGCGTTTGATTGACGATCAATCCAAAGGAAATACCACCCTGGAACTGGCCTGGCGGCGTTTTGCCCGGTATGATACCAACGCCATCCGCCAGCAGAAAAATTTTAAAAATCTGCAAATCTGGATTCTGCGGCTGGGCGTGTTAGGCACGCTGTTGGTGGTTGTTCAGGCCAGCTTGAGATTGATGGGCTTTTGGCCTGGCCTGGCCTGGTTGGACCGGACCTTGCACTACATTATTGTTTTTGTGCCAATTACCACGTCGGCGTTAATTGCGGCGGCTAACCGTTTTGACGCGGGCAACAAATGGGTGCTGCTGCGCGGCAGCACCGAAGCCATCAAGCGGGAGATATTTCGCTATCGCGCCCGGGCCGAAATCTATAGCCGGCCGCAAACCATTCGCACCTCGCCCGAGGCCAAGCTGGCTCGCAAAGTGGAAAGCATCAGCCGCCAATTGATGCAAACCGAGGTCAACCTATCGGCGCTCCGGCCATATACAGGCCCTATTCCCCCCGCTTATATTTTATCCCCCGGCGACGACGGCTTGAGCGCGTTGACGCCCGATCAATATCTGGCTTTTCGTTTGGAAAACCAGCTCAATTTTTACCGGGACCGGTCGCTT is a window encoding:
- a CDS encoding pyridoxal-phosphate dependent enzyme, yielding MSKRFSYQCPKCGHSQVYKTLAEACPECGGDWLDFIYDLNETVATWQRELPLRDRTMWRYWELLPLLNESNIVSMGEGWTPLLHAENLGSMLRHGNLFIKDERQGPTASFKDRQASLALSVLKENDLKEMVVASTGNVAISYSAYCARAGVKLWAFLDSDVPHEKMREVTLYGTEVIKVSSSYDRTKQVAAQFAQHRNLFLDKGIRGVAAREAMKTIAFEIAEQLGRKLNMGWTAPDWYIQAVSGGMGPIGVWRGFHQLYEMGLVKKIPKLAVIQTAGCSPMVNSFHKGLEICEIVDNPSSIINVLATGNPGPAYPYLRRLVLTHGGAFVKVDDQASFRAMRVMAQLEGLSMEPAAAVACAGLVQMIQNGLIQPNEVVVVNASGHTFPVEKQILENEIVKSHTRVQELEKEVVEGEQPDTIHLRQEGLLTALERLDDRVQSVAIIEDEPDARILLRRILQHNKRQYRIFEAPDGVSGISLIRAERPDLVLLDLMMPELDGFSVLDTIKADRDLRNIPVIVITAKDLTREDYERLSGRVESLLQKGMFMEEELFESISDVLE
- a CDS encoding hybrid sensor histidine kinase/response regulator, yielding MAKQKRADGSGQKKILYIDDDPINRSLISRLLTSYNFKVLEAQTGLEGITIARNETPDLILMDINMPGLDGHETTTRMRSLPLLEKIPIVAVTARTTTGERELALAAGCDGYIPKPIDVDQFPEQVITYLDGYRDTISATQREYYLGQYSQKLVERLEAKIVELEEANRRLQKTDKLKSDFITLTAHEFRTPITLVYGYARLLHTTVQESGREDLTQGTIGELTDRISQAVQRLNEAVNDILNISLIESDEMRLDTRPINLAKIINAALQELAPAEHGRDLNITLENLDTLPSVKGDAERLQQAFWNLLSNAIKFTPDGGSIVIKGRITDSLSSEFAAAPAAPLPFKTPKEGKWIIISIKDSGIGIDPSEQKEIFEHFYIVGNTDYHTSSKTAFGGGGMGLGLPIACGIVKGHGGRIWVESAGRDVEKNLGSTFYVLLPLRN
- the maf gene encoding septum formation protein Maf, whose product is MPPQSPPPPAPPFFVLASGSPRRREFMELLGLPFTVLTPPAAGSQAVDETPLPGETPPALVQRLSRIKARAVVDMLPLFGPDPLTAKGLAIVVAADTVVVLAGQILGKPSGPAEAGQMLKQLRQQPHYVYSGLTVIAAGWETGQAHISKSITRLHQSKVWMRPYTNAEIAAYVASGDPLDKAGAYGIQNKSFAPVARLEGCFASVMGFPLGELAAALKEINISLPPVARLCAQHTHHPCCQE
- a CDS encoding MFS transporter, which codes for MSFRDSLNALFGVSLRVIGLIFGMRLIRDTGARMVLPFIPQISAGLGLTIIVFSWLIFIQAMVGMVGPIFGMLSDRYGRRKIMALGLFCQGVGALGLAASRQVWAGLPMLVLGLGLAIFIPVQQAYISDQVAYQKRGRALAAIEFSWALVAILILPVVGWLMARFGWRTPFLALAPFAFLGAILTWWGLPRVEHHTRAGLSWIQVRTVCFRPNVLAAMVVSWLIFVALSSFFSLWGIWLTGDFGLDAAALGLVATAVGITELGGSVSSSLFIDRLGKKRGAGLGLFLATIIFLLLPLSQGRFAWAIGGLVSLGLLLEFTIVSLIPLYSEQAPEARGTVLSLMALGSAMGLAIGPPLTATLWQQFGLAAVSGIAAGCVFVALGIMGKFLREA
- the cobU gene encoding bifunctional adenosylcobinamide kinase/adenosylcobinamide-phosphate guanylyltransferase, yielding MAAPLILILGGARSGKSAYAEKLATERGRRVLYIATAEAGDEEMARRIAAHRQARPAAWQTLEVSRNVESALAAIDHRPDVFLLDCLTLLVSNIILAMPVAPQADVETAVQAQLEAIVAVQARLNVPFIVVSNEVGLGLVPEYPLGRLYRDVLGRANQYLAAAAHQVLFMVAGLPMIVKNVHNCEW